Proteins from one Oscillatoria nigro-viridis PCC 7112 genomic window:
- a CDS encoding winged helix-turn-helix domain-containing protein produces MSSAELSESPSRLAVGQAGRILLLEGEDLLREMLALALKEQGYEVVVTSDGRNALPSVQASSSYHGEFAFSLLIMDSINGLDLCRMLRHQGNPVPILIIGARGSANNCAFYLEAGSDDYLTKPFGMREFIARCRALMRRQRLGQLRQPMMLQYKSITLYPEECRVLVRGLEVKFSPKQFRLLELFMSNPRRVWSRDQLLEKIWGQDFIGDSKTVDVHIRWLREKLEIDPGQPEYIITVRGFGYRFG; encoded by the coding sequence ATGTCTTCTGCTGAATTAAGCGAAAGTCCTTCAAGGTTGGCTGTTGGACAAGCCGGCCGTATCTTGTTATTGGAAGGTGAAGATCTGTTGCGGGAAATGCTAGCTTTAGCCCTTAAAGAACAGGGCTACGAGGTGGTGGTTACTAGCGACGGGCGCAACGCTCTGCCTTCTGTACAGGCTTCTTCGTCATACCACGGTGAATTTGCCTTCAGCCTGTTAATTATGGATTCAATTAACGGTTTGGATCTGTGTCGAATGTTACGGCATCAAGGAAATCCCGTCCCTATTTTGATTATCGGTGCTAGAGGAAGTGCCAACAATTGCGCTTTTTACCTAGAAGCCGGATCGGATGATTATCTGACCAAGCCTTTTGGAATGCGGGAGTTTATCGCTCGCTGTCGGGCGCTGATGCGGCGCCAGCGCCTCGGTCAGTTGCGACAACCGATGATGCTGCAATATAAAAGTATAACTCTTTATCCTGAAGAGTGCCGCGTGTTGGTTCGCGGTCTGGAAGTGAAATTTTCTCCTAAACAGTTTCGCTTACTAGAACTATTTATGAGTAATCCCCGGCGAGTTTGGTCTCGGGATCAGTTGCTGGAAAAAATTTGGGGTCAAGATTTTATCGGAGACAGCAAAACAGTTGACGTTCACATCCGCTGGCTGCGCGAAAAGTTGGAAATAGATCCGGGTCAACCGGAATATATCATTACGGTACGCGGGTTTGGCTATCGATTTGGTTGA